A genomic window from Elaeis guineensis isolate ETL-2024a chromosome 3, EG11, whole genome shotgun sequence includes:
- the LOC105040234 gene encoding protein argonaute PNH1 produces MLAVVERDSSFRPLPSPSPSASYEMPLRHLAKDPARGEKHVVSKKPFQNSINQQQQQLQSHTTLPVAAKKSSGRRRGRGRAKVAAESPLTKPEMETGVHAGPPVSSRGIVFHRRPGFGQVGTKCIVKANHFLAELPDKDLIQYDVAIAPEVSSRSMNRAIMAELVRLYRETELGMRLPAYDGRKSLYTAGFLPFNSKEFAVKVAEEDDGIGVTREKEYKVAIRFVARADLHHLRQFIAGKQADAPQEALQVLDIVLRELSCQRYISIGRSFYSPDIRKPHRLGDGLQSWCGFYQSIRPTQMGLSLNIDMSSTAFIEPLPVIEFVAQILGKDVLARPLSDADRIKIKKALRGVKVEVTHRGNVRRKYRISGLTSQPTRELIFPVDDQMNMKSVVEYFKEMYGFTIQYSHLPCLQVGNQKKANYLPMEACKIVEGQRYTKRLNEKQITSLLKVTCQRPREQEMDILQTVHQNGYEQDPYAKEFGINISDRLTSVEARVLPAPWLKYHDTGKEKECLPQIGQWNMMNKKVINGCTVNNWACINFSRSVQESTARGFCQELAQMCQISGMEFNREPVIPIYSARPEQVEKALKHVYNAAMNKLKGKELELLLAILPDNNGSLYGDLKRICETDLGLISQCCLTKHVFKVSKQYLANVSLKINVKMGGRNTVLLDAISWRIPLVSDIPTIIFGADVTHPETGEDSSPSIAAVVASQDWPEVTKYAGLVCAQAHRQELIQDLYKTWHDPQRGTVTGGMIRELLISFRKATGQKPLRIIFYRDGVSEGQFYQVLLYELDAIRKACASLEPNYQPPVTFVVVQKRHHTRLFANNHRDRSNTDKSGNILPGTVVDSKICHPNEFDFFLCSHAGIQGTSRPAHYHVLWDENNFTADEMQTLTNNLCYTYARCTRSVSVVPPAYYAHLAAFRARFYMEPEISENSASRSTRTANGSSVRPLPALKEKVKRVMFYC; encoded by the exons ATGCTCGCAGTGGTAGAGAGAGACAGCAGCTTCCGCCCCTTGCCTTCGCCTTCCCCCTCGGCCTCCTACGAGATGCCCCTCCGCCACCTGGCCAAGGACCCCGCCAGGGGGGAGAAGCACGTCGTCTCCAAGAAGCCCTTCCAGAACTCCATCaaccagcagcagcagcagctccAAAGCCACACCACGTTGCCGGTCGCTGCCAAGAAAAGCTCCGGCAGGCGGCGGGGAAGAGGGAGAGCCAAGGTCGCCGCGGAGAGTCCGCTCACGAAGCCGGAGATGGAGACTGGCGTTCATGCTGGACCGCCTGTATCCAGCAGAGGCATCGTGTTCCACCGCCGGCCTGGGTTCGGCCAGGTGGGCACCAAGTGCATTGTTAAGGCCAACCACTTCCTCGCAGAGCTGCCGGACAAGGACCTCATCCAGTATGAT GTTGCGATTGCACCGGAGGTGAGCTCCCGAAGTATGAACAGAGCCATCATGGCAGAGTTGGTTAGACTCTATAGAGAGACGGAGTTGGGGATGCGGCTCCCGGCTTACGATGGCAGGAAGAGCCTTTACACTGCCGGATTTCTGCCCTTTAATTCCAAGGAGTTTGCTGTGAAGGTAGCAGAGGAGGATGATGGAATAGGAGTTACGAG AGAAAAGGAATATAAGGTAGCGATCAGGTTTGTAGCTCGAGCGGACCTTCACCATCTGCGTCAGTTTATAGCTGGAAAGCAGGCTGATGCTCCTCAGGAAGCTCTTCAGGTTCTTGATATCGTCTTAAGGGAATTATCGTGTCAAAG GTACATATCCATTGGGAGATCCTTCTATTCTCCTGATATCAGAAAACCACATAGGCTAGGCGATGGATTACAGTCATGGTGTGGCTTCTACCAGAGTATTAGGCCAACTCAGATGGGTCTTTCTCTGAATATTG ATATGTCTTCCACTGCTTTTATCGAGCCACTCCCTGTGATCGAGTTTGTCGCTCAGATCTTGGGCAAAGATGTGTTAGCACGACCACTGTCAGATGCTGATCGTATCAAG ATCAAAAAGGCACTTAGAGGTGTTAAAGTTGAAGTCACTCACAGAGGAAATGTGCGGCGCAAATACAGAATTTCAGGGCTAACATCACAACCGACTCGTGAGTTAAT TTTTCCAGTTGATGATCAAATGAACATGAAATCTGTTGTTGAATACTTCAAAGAGATGTATGGATTTACGATTCAGTACTCACATCTTCCTTGTCTTCAAGTAGGAAATCAAAAGAAGGCAAATTATCTGCCAATGGAG GCTTGCAAGATAGTTGAGGGTCAGAGATACACAAAGAGGTTGAATGAAAAGCAGATTACTTCCCTGCTGAAGGTTACTTGCCAGCGGCCCAGAGAACAGGAAATGGATATCTTGCAG ACAGTTCATCAGAATGGGTATGAACAAGATCCCTATGCAAAGGAATTTGGCATTAACATTAGTGACAGACTCACCTCAGTGGAAGCTCGAGTTCTTCCTGCTCCATGG CTAAAATATCACGACACTGGCAAAGAGAAGGAATGTTTGCCTCAGATTGGCCAATGGAATATGATGAACAAG AAAGTGATAAACGGATGCACGGTAAACAACTGGGCCTGTATTAACTTTTCACGAAGTGTTCAAGAAAGCACAGCTCGTGGATTTTGTCAGGAGCTAGCACAGATGTGCCAAATATCAGGCATG GAATTCAACCGTGAGCCTGTAATTCCGATCTATTCTGCAAGGCCAGAGCAAGTGGAGAAGGCTCTTAAACATGTCTATAATGCGGCAATGAACAAACTCAAGGGGAAAGAACTGGAGCTTCTTTTAGCCATCCTTCCAGACAATAATGGTTCTTTATATG GAGATCTGAAGCGAATATGTGAAACTGATTTGGGATTGATATCCCAGTGCTGCCTGACAAAACATGTTTTTAAAGTTAGCAAACAGTACCTGGCAAATGTGTCTCTTAAAATTAATGTCAAG ATGGGAGGAAGAAATACTGTACTTCTTGATGCTATAAGTTGGAGAATTCCCTTGGTTAGTGATATACCAACCATAATATTTGGAGCAGATGTAACACATCCTGAAACTGGAGAGGACTCTAGTCCATCAATTGCTGCT GTTGTTGCTTCCCAAGACTGGCCTGAAGTTACAAAATATGCTGGACTTGTATGTGCTCAAGCTCATCGACAAGAACTCATTCAGGACCTGTACAAGACATGGCATGATCCTCAGCGGGGCACGGTTACTGGAGGCATGATCAG AGAGCTTCTGATTTCCTtcaggaaggctacaggacaaAAACCGCTAAGGATAATCTTTTATAG GGATGGTGTCAGCGAAGGGCAGTTCTATCAAGTCTTACTATATGAATTAGATGCTATTCGTAAG GCATGTGCATCCCTAGAACCAAATTACCAGCCACCCGTCACCTTTGTGGTAGTCCAAAAGCGCCACCACACAAGATTATTTGCAAACAATCACAGGGACAGAAGTAACACAGACAAGAGTGGGAATATCCTTCCTG GTACGGTAGTTGATTCTAAGATATGTCATCCAAATGAGTTTGACTTCTTCCTTTGCAGTCATGCTGGCATACAG GGGACTAGTAGGCCAGCGCATTACCATGTTCTTTGGGATGAGAACAACTTTACAGCTGATGAAATGCAGACACTGACAAATAATCTATGCTACAC GTATGCTCGGTGCACCCGATCTGTTTCTGTTG TACCACCAGCATACTATGCTCACCTGGCTGCATTCCGAGCCCGGTTCTACATGGAACCAGAGATATCTGAGAACTCAGCATCCCGGAGCACGCGCACAGCAAATGGGTCCTCTGTGAGGCCCCTTCCTGCCTTGAAAGAGAAGGTGAAGAGGGTGATGTTCTACTGCTGA
- the LOC105040337 gene encoding uncharacterized protein encodes MLCSRSESRPSQRGILGGMVVGLRRADRAHNVQGQPCPSCGTSSSWEIIRGGTGRRSAVEGGGPRIRAPAEGGEGDAGLEEVWEKLLVHLREAADRMKLVVLLPTGGSPEKPEPDPKPEADAEPSSSTAVRPWNLRTRRAGSRARMGIERHLSVSPPRPSVAMERRTVWLRSEDLERRDRPKFSITLTREEIEEDISAVTGSRTRRRPKKRSRVVQKQLDALFPGS; translated from the exons ATGTTATGCTCGCGGTCTGAATCGAGACCCAGCCAACGAGGCATTCTAGGAGGCATGGTAGTTGGACTCCGGCGGGCTGATCGTGCACACAATGTCCAAGGTCAACCGTGCCCAAGCTGTGGTACCTCCAGCTCATGGGAGATCATCCGTGGGGGCACAGGCCGGAGATCGGCGGTCGAGGGAGGCGGGCCGCGGATCCGAGCTCCGGCGGAGGGTGGCGAGGGCGACGCGGGGCTGGAGGAGGTCTGGGAGAAGCTCCTTGTCCACCTCCGTGAGGCGGCGGATCGGATGAAGCTGGTGGTCCTACTTCCTACTGGCGGGTCTCCGGAGAAGCCGGAACCGGATCCGAAACCCGAGGCGGATGCGGAGCCGTCTTCATCGACGGCGGTGAGGCCGTGGAATCTGAGGACGAGGAGAGCGGGGTCtagagcccggatggggatcgagCGGCACCTGAGCGTCTCTCCTCCCCGGCCGTCGGTGGCGATGGAGAGGAGGACGGTCTGGCTGAGGTCGGAGGACTTGGAGCGAAGGGACCGGCCCAAGTTCTCGATCACGCTCACGAGGGAGGAGATCGAGGAGGATATCTCCGCGGTGACGGGATCCCGCACCCGCCGCCGGCCCAAGAAGCGGTCTCGCGTCGTCCAGAAACAGCTCGAC GCGTTGTTCCCTGGTTCATGA